Proteins encoded by one window of Cannabis sativa cultivar Pink pepper isolate KNU-18-1 chromosome 4, ASM2916894v1, whole genome shotgun sequence:
- the LOC115714856 gene encoding uncharacterized protein LOC115714856, producing MEGSNAEDFAVGCFLSIKTTLGDEFQAYVITFDRPSNILVLQEGSKAGSRRNIRLLKANYIKEFTLLGQAEDPLDLKKCYIDLNSLQAREESAIRQAEVEAERIGVGVTSEAQSIFDALSKTLPVRWDKTAIVVMNEVRVCSPYLPECVSGGTAAAKDRVKKVVEFERKRLQSRNSGQ from the exons ATGGAAGGTAGCAACGCCGAGGACTTCGCCGTGGGTTGCTTCCTCTCCATCAAGACAACCTTAGGCGACGAATTTCAGGCTTACGTCATCACCTTCGACCGCCCCTCCAACATCCTCGTCCTTCA AGAGGGTTCCAAAGCAGGGTCACGGCGCAACATAAGGCTACTAAAGGCAAACTATATTAAAGAGTTTACTTTATTGGGTCAAGCCGAAGACCCACTTGATCTAAAGAAGTGTTACATCGATTTGAATAGCCTTCAAGCCAGAGAGGAATCGGCCATTAG ACAAGCAGAGGTTGAGGCTGAGAGAATAGGAGTTGGTGTCACCAGTGAGGCACAGAGTATTTTTGATGCATTATCTAAAAC GCTTCCGGTTCGCTGGGACAAGACTGCTATAGTTGTGATGAATGAGGTGCGTGTGTGCAGTCCATATCTTCCCGAGTGTGTTAGTGGAGGAACTGCTGCTGCCAAAGATCGGGTGAAGAAAGTG GTTGAGTTCGAACGGAAGAGGCTGCAATCTCGTAACAGTGGTCAGTAA